One window of the Pelobates fuscus isolate aPelFus1 chromosome 12, aPelFus1.pri, whole genome shotgun sequence genome contains the following:
- the PSKH1 gene encoding serine/threonine-protein kinase H1, whose product MMGCGTSKVLPEPPKNVQIDLIKKVEPFMESKNDMYKHFITDSDQTDLKKTSLSPPYPHEYLHNHIENTDSRKNKVARYRAKFDPRVTAKYDIKALIGRGSFSRVVRVEHKASKQPYAIKMIETKYREGREVCESELSVLRRVRHTNIIQLIEVFETQERVYMVMELATGGELFDRIIAKGSFTERDATRVLQMVLEGVKYLHILGITHRDLKPENLLYYHPGTDSKIMITDFGLASARKKGDDCLMKTTCGTPEYIAPEILVRKPYTNSVDMWALGVISYILLSGTMPFEDDNRTRLYRQILKGKYSYCGEPWPSVSNLAKDFIDRLLMVEPGERMTATQALKHPWVVSMAASSSMKNLHRSISQNLLKRASSRCQSTKSSQSTRSSRSTKSTKSRRVRERELRELNLRYQQHYNG is encoded by the exons ATGATGGGTTGTGGGACAAGCAAGGTGCTTCCGGAACCACCAAAGAATGTTCAGATAGACTTAATCAAAAAGGTGGAACCTTTTATGGAATCAAAAAATGACATGTATAAACATTTCATCACTGACTCTGATCAGACGGATTTGAAAAAAACCTCTTTATCTCCTCCATACCCTCATGAGTATTTGCACAATCATATAGAAAATACAGACTCTCGGAAAAACAAAGTAGCTAGGTACCGAGCTAAGTTTGATCCACGAGTTACTGCCAAGTATGATATTAAGGCACTTATAGGAAGAGGCAGTTTTAGCCGTGTTGTGCGAGTTGAACATAAAGCCTCCAAGCAACCTTATGCTATTAAAATGATTGAGACTAAATATAGAGAGGGAAGGGAAGTGTGTGAATCAGAGCTTAGCGTACTGAGGAGAGTTAGACACACCAACATTATTCAACTTATTGAAGTGTTTGAGACTCAGGAAAGGGTTTATATGGTGATGGAGTTGGCAACAGGTGGGGAACTTTTTGACCGTATTATTGCCAAAGGATCCTTCACTGAAAGAGATGCTACCCGTGTATTGCAGATGGTTTTGGAAGGAGTGAAATACTTACACATTCTAGGCATTACTCACAGAGACTTAAAACCTGAAAATCTGTTGTATTATCATCCAGGAACAGACTCCAAAATCATGATCACGGACTTTGGTCTTGCAAGTGCACGAAAAAAAGGGGATGATTGTTTAATGAAGACTACTTGTGGAACTCCAGAGTATATTGCACCTGAAATTCTAGTGAGAAAACCATATACCAACTCTGTGGATATGTGGGCTTTGGGAGTAATATCTTACATACTTTTGAGTGGTACTATGCCCTTTGAGGATGATAACAGAACCAGACTCTATCGACAgattttaaagggaaaatatagCTACTGTGGAGAG CCTTGGCCTAGTGTTTCGAATTTGGCAAAGGACTTTATTGACCGTCTGCTTATGGTTGAACCAGGAGAAAGGATGACTGCAACTCAAGCTCTAAAGCACCCCTGGGTAGTTAGCATGGCTGCCTCATCCTCAATGAAGAACCTTCACCGATCCATCTCACAAAATCTGCTCAAAAGAGCATCTTCACGCTGTCAGAGTACAAAATCTTCACAGTCGACTCGTTCTAGTCGCTCTACAAAATCAACAAAGTCACGGCGAGTAAGAGAACGGGAATTGCGGGAGCTTAATCTCCGTTATCAGCAACATTACAATGGTTGA